The following are encoded in a window of Onthophagus taurus isolate NC chromosome 3, IU_Otau_3.0, whole genome shotgun sequence genomic DNA:
- the LOC111422014 gene encoding uncharacterized protein: MLKPMPESLLTVLLQLQPRFKKHLETDFKILNDMRCSRATCSLGAPNVLTIIDSESRLIKNIKFMKHFNIKIKSLDLCMKQLYLKLSLEIEEMLIEAQYEMFNNESKPQRTFNEPGNIVFDLNNVVINAVIPIYVGEYDTFEINENFSMSMIPERITTRKSSNVNGKVETLESVDTEIEKSLINVIWNGLSETISHVLRQEFSAGIVEYSINELFDDPEEMLAFSKKRLKVARIVMNTIFGRASLLVDDSIIKIPDLNLSYKSPTTSKLTLICFQSGTLLGLANIHLSGKYCITREDATTISLCGGFEVRELSMLFSDCWVVYDGIENIGNCKLVSCKSKFLLKILLEKKGNKYCPKLDNVQLCWIRQMECDFVGLPCLTNDIRKELQSYVEDFLYGEIQPMMINYFKERFEGVLKKYKIARHIKNIP, translated from the exons ATGTTAAAACCTATGCCAGAAAGCCTCTTAACTGTATTATTACAACTTCAACCCCGTTTTAAGAAACACTTAGAAACT GATTTCAAAATTCTAAATGATATGAGATGTAGCCGTGCAACATGTTCTTTGGGAGCTCCAAATGTTCTCACAATAATTGACTCGGAATCTAG gttaataaaaaacatcaaattcatGAAACATTTCAATATTAAGATAAAATCTTTAGATCTATGCATGAAACaactttatttgaaattatcttTAGAAATAGAAGAAATGTTAATCGAAGCCCAATatgaaatgtttaataatgaaTCTAAACCACAAAGAACGTTCAATGAGCCTGGAAACATTGt atttgatttaaataatgttGTAATAAATGCGGTTATCCCCATTTATGTGGGAGAATATGATACGTTTGAGATTAATGAGAACTTTTCTATGTCAATGATACCGGAAAGAATTACAACAAGG aAATCTTCGAACGTCAATGGTAAAGTGGAAACGTTAGAAAGTGTAGATACAGAAATag agaaaagtttaataaatgtCATTTGGAACGGATTATCAGAAACAATTTCTCATGTACTACGTCAAGAATTTAGTGCAGGAATTGTAGAATATTCCATTAATGAATTATTTGATGACCCCGAGGAAATGCT CGCTTTTTCAAAGAAACGTCTAAAAGTAGCGAGGATAGTCATGAACACCATTTTTGGAAGGGCATCTTTATTAGTAGATgattcaattattaaaattcctgACTTAAACCTTTCTTATAAATCCCCAACCACttcaaaattaacattgaTTTGTTTTCAATCCGGTACTTTATTGGGTTTAGCAAACATACATTTATCTGGAAAGTATTGTATTACTCGAGAAGATGCAACTACCATTTCTTTGTGTGGTGGATTTGAAGTACGAGAGTTATCGATGCTTTTTAGTGATTGTTGGGTCGTTTATGATGGTATCGAGAACATTGGAAACTGTAAACTTGTTTCGTGTAAAAGcaaatttctattaaaaatattattagaaaagaaaGGAAACAAGTATTGTCCTAAATTAGACAATGTGCAGCTCTGTTGGATTAG GCAAATGGAGTGTGATTTTGTTGGTTTACCATGTCTTACGAACGATATTCGAAAAGAATTGCAATCTTACGTGGAAGATTTTCTTTATGGTGAAATTCAACCCATgatgataaattattttaaagaacgTTTCGAAGGAGTTCTTAAAAAGTATAAGATAGCTAGACATATCAAAAATATACCTTAA